The genome window TAGTCGTAGCCCGGGGCGAACTGGGTAGTCAGGGTGGCCTCGGCGAACAGCCGCGCCAGGGGCGAGAGGGCGTAACCGGAGCGGGTGGCGAAGTCGATGCTGTCCGCCGAGGTGCGGAAGTCCTCGTCGCCCTGCTTGGTCTGGGCGAAGGCCAGGCTGAGTTCGCTGTTCCAGAAGAACTCGCCGGGCTCGTAGTCCAGGGTACCCTCGAGGCCGGAGGTATAGGCCAGGGAGTTCTCGCCGCCGGCGGCCCAGTTGCTGAAGGAGGCCTGGGAGAGACCGGCGCTGAGATGCAGGCTGTAGCTCCAGGGACCGTTCGCTTTCTCGGCGGGCTCTTCCTGGGCGGCCAGGGGGACGACCAGGGCGAGGAGTATCAACAGGCACAGGGTGGAATGCATGGTTTCCTTTCCGTTGTAACGACGGCTGCGCTGCGGGTGATTCGTGATCACGGGACCGCCCCGTAGACCTTCCACCGGTCCGGCTCAACCGAGCGACAGTTCGTAGACGTACATCCAGTTGAAGCCCTCCTCGCCGCGCAGGCCGGCGGCCAGGAAGGTTTTTTCCAACGGCAAAGGCACCGGGGTCCAGAGGTCGGCCCCGGGATGCAGGTGGCGGATCAGCCGTCCCAGGGCCTGGACGAAGGCCGCGTCGAAGGCCGCCGGCTCGCCGCTGACGGCGCTGAGATAGAGGTGATCGGGACGGGGATCGCCGGCGTAGAGCGGCGCCGCGGCGCGCAGGCCCCGCGGTCCCCGCCGGACCAGGATCGGTCGTCCACCCAGGGCTTCCCGCAGGCGCTGCGCCGTGGCCGCGGGCAGCACCCAGCCCCGGGACAACAGTCCGGCGTAGTGCTCGCGACAGCCGGCCAGCAGGAAATCGAGCACCCCGGGCTCGTCGATGTCGACGAGGGCCAGATCGTCGGTTCCGGCGGTGACTGCGGCGCGGTTTTCCAAT of Candidatus Coatesbacteria bacterium contains these proteins:
- a CDS encoding GNAT family N-acetyltransferase, with amino-acid sequence MADFDELSFRPARPADAEPIRQMVRTIWEGHDYLVVSIDRRIAEGGVYVAELRDRLVGVSRVRRLADDEWWLEGLRVDPQQWGLGLGRRLHEFTMAELHRLGHGMARWSTADSNRSVGFAAGSGFRKVLVLPFAGYPYSREKPLENRAAVTAGTDDLALVDIDEPGVLDFLLAGCREHYAGLLSRGWVLPAATAQRLREALGGRPILVRRGPRGLRAAAPLYAGDPRPDHLYLSAVSGEPAAFDAAFVQALGRLIRHLHPGADLWTPVPLPLEKTFLAAGLRGEEGFNWMYVYELSLG